A genomic window from Candidatus Obscuribacter sp. includes:
- a CDS encoding NAD(P)-dependent oxidoreductase, with translation MRLAIVTGAPGWLGTRLVDTLLNGLSEAPLVSAPLFTQVRVLALPDADVSDLKPFGSAVEIIRGDLKDGSGVPKLFSNAEGATVFHVAGIIHPTGGVKELYQVNENGTQTMMDAALRVNAKRFVHVSSNSPIGIAKAGSTIFDEKSPYNPYMNYGKSKKAGEDIVNKAHATGKIETVIIRPPWFYGPNQPARQTLFFTMVKDGKAPIVGSGNNLRSMAYIDNICQGLLLCHKVEEAKGNTYWIADKEPYSMNQVIDTIEKVLTNDFGIACQGKRMRLPDLASEVAVAIDGTLQGLGLYHQKFHVLSEMNKNIACSVAKAERELGYKPTVALEEGMRRSIDWVLKHGQTI, from the coding sequence ATGAGATTAGCCATCGTCACTGGTGCCCCGGGTTGGCTTGGTACAAGGCTGGTGGATACACTGCTAAACGGTCTAAGTGAGGCTCCACTGGTCAGTGCTCCTCTCTTTACACAAGTACGGGTGTTGGCACTGCCAGATGCTGATGTAAGTGATCTCAAACCATTTGGCAGCGCAGTAGAAATAATCCGCGGCGATCTCAAAGATGGTAGCGGCGTGCCCAAACTATTTAGCAATGCTGAAGGCGCTACAGTCTTTCATGTGGCTGGCATAATCCATCCCACCGGTGGCGTCAAAGAGCTCTATCAAGTCAATGAGAACGGCACTCAGACCATGATGGATGCCGCTTTGCGCGTAAATGCCAAACGTTTTGTCCATGTTTCATCCAACTCGCCAATCGGTATTGCCAAGGCTGGCTCGACAATCTTTGACGAAAAGAGTCCCTACAATCCCTATATGAATTACGGCAAAAGCAAAAAGGCTGGCGAAGATATCGTCAACAAGGCTCACGCCACAGGCAAAATTGAAACGGTGATAATCCGCCCACCGTGGTTTTATGGACCAAATCAGCCAGCCAGACAAACTCTCTTTTTTACTATGGTAAAAGATGGTAAGGCACCAATTGTAGGCAGTGGCAATAATCTGCGCTCAATGGCTTATATCGACAATATCTGTCAGGGTCTTTTGCTTTGCCACAAAGTAGAAGAAGCTAAAGGCAACACCTACTGGATTGCCGACAAAGAACCATACTCGATGAATCAAGTAATAGACACAATCGAAAAAGTCTTGACCAATGACTTTGGCATTGCCTGCCAGGGTAAGAGAATGAGACTGCCAGACCTGGCATCGGAAGTAGCAGTAGCTATCGATGGCACACTGCAAGGACTGGGTCTGTATCACCAGAAGTTTCATGTCCTCTCCGAAATGAATAAAAATATTGCCTGCTCAGTTGCCAAAGCCGAGCGAGAGCTAGGGTACAAGCCAACCGTAGCACTTGAAGAAGGAATGAGACGCAGTATCGATTGGGTCTTAAAACATGGACAAACAATCTAG